The Acidobacteriota bacterium genomic sequence GCTTTCAAACTCCTTTGCCCGACCAAAGAGGTTCGGTTTTATATGGGGTTTCCATTTGACCCGACTTCTAGTACCCCTGCCGGATATGACAAAGAGAGCTTCTTCCGTTACCTCGTTGAATTTAAGAAGTTTTTTGCGCCTGACGAAGTATTAATTGGCGGCGAGCTTTGGGATCATTTATCAGGGCAATCCAATACGATGGAAAGTATATTGGAAATTGTTCGAGAGACCGTTCAAAACATTCAAACAAGGTAGATTAGATAATCTTTAATGGCGCTATCTGCTCAACAAAAAGACCACATTCGACAAGTCATTAAAACTTGTTTGCGCAATAAATTTCAGAACTACAAACCCGAATCAAGTAATATGCCTTTTCACTTTCGGTTGCTCGGCAAAGATCGAATTGCGCTTTACTCTTTTATTCAATCCCTCAACACAACCTTCGGGACTTCAATATTTGAACCGGTTGCTGTTGCTCTTGCCAAAGACCGTTTCAAACAGGCAGTTGCTCAATATGCAGTAGGTAATGTCATCAGTGAAGGATGCCAACACGTTATACAAGCAATAATCAACAGCCTCACAATGGGCGCTGACCCTGATAAATCGAGGGAAGTCGAACAGATTAGAAATGCCATGACAAAGGATAAACTGACTTCGCTCAAGACCGTTAAAGTTGATTTATTTGTTGAAAGTCTGGGAGGCGACCTCTATTTCTTTGATTTGAAAACAGCCAAACCAAACATCAGTAATTTTAAGGATTTTAAACGAACACTGTTGGAATGGGTGGGGATTACGCTAACGAAAGATTCAACTGCAAAAGTAAATACGTTGATTGCCATTCCATACAATCCTTACGAACCCAAACCA encodes the following:
- a CDS encoding TdeIII family type II restriction endonuclease, giving the protein MALSAQQKDHIRQVIKTCLRNKFQNYKPESSNMPFHFRLLGKDRIALYSFIQSLNTTFGTSIFEPVAVALAKDRFKQAVAQYAVGNVISEGCQHVIQAIINSLTMGADPDKSREVEQIRNAMTKDKLTSLKTVKVDLFVESLGGDLYFFDLKTAKPNISNFKDFKRTLLEWVGITLTKDSTAKVNTLIAIPYNPYEPKPYERWTLKGMLDLSYELKVAEEFWDFLGGQGAYADLLDCFEEAGKELRPEIDAYFSRFNKK